A single region of the Brassica rapa cultivar Chiifu-401-42 chromosome A03, CAAS_Brap_v3.01, whole genome shotgun sequence genome encodes:
- the LOC103861936 gene encoding translocase of chloroplast 120, chloroplastic isoform X1, which yields MVVNRSAMGEKKLADRVSEEQVKRIELMVSDVDARDTEDEVFEEAIDSSKPESFQADDGLHEDLPSEEVKVPEVNGESHGEANLQHITTGEAVPGFVTSQMNGDEGEAGAGNVSETATLYFSENGIVSPEKKAVLLSFGSEKEEKKLGDNRIIHDQVENNILLVSDVVFVEAIDGFQADDGLHEDLPSKSTPEHSTDDLEEENSNDKEVKDSKVSGETHGEANLQHITEGEAAPGFVTSKMNGDEGESGAENANEKVTCSFPENGIISPEKKQLVAEVIEETRNDGTEEENKEENVDVSAGMETEQEAGKREGADKDCFENESGAQRNGETVAEYTTVKYASGDSIQVASGEKSLNDSIEVACAGTSSPLEVE from the exons ATGGTTGTGAACAGGTCAGCTATGGGAGAGAAGAAGCTTGCAGATAGAGTCAGCGAAGAGCAAGTAAAGAGAATTGAATTGATGGTTTCTGATGTTGATGCGAGGGATACCGAAGATGAGGTCTTTGAGGAAGCTATCGACAGTTCGAAGCCTGAATCTTTCCAAGCCGATGATGGGTTACACGAGGATTTGCCTTCAGAGGAAGTGAAAGTGCCAGAGGTTAATGGAGAGAGCCATGGTGAGGCAAACCTGCAACATATAACTACGGGAGAGGCTGTACCAGGTTTTGTGACTTCCCAAATGAATGGTGATGAAGGGGAAGCAGGTGCAGGGAATGTCAGCGAGACAGCTACACTTTATTTTTCTGAAAATGGAATCGTCTCCCCTGAGAAGAAAGCTGTTCTCCTCTCTTTCGG GTCagagaaggaagagaagaagcttGGAGACAATAGAATCATCCATGACCAAGTAGAGAACAATATATtactggtttctgatgttgtcTTTGTGGAAGCTATTGACGGTTTCCAAGCCGATGATGGGTTGCACGAGGATTTACCTTCAAAGTCAACTCCTGAACATTCCACGGATGATCTGGAAGAAGAGAATAGCAATGACAAGGAAGTGAAAGATTCCAAGGTTAGTGGAGAGACCCATGGTGAGGCAAACCTGCAACATATAACTGAGGGAGAGGCTGCACCAGGTTTTGTGACTTCCAAAATGAATGGTGACGAAGGGGAATCAGGTGCAGAGAATGCGAACGAGAAAGTTACATGTTCTTTTCCTGAAAATGGAATCATCTCTCCTGAGAAGAAACAGCTGGTGGCTGAAGTGATCGAGGAAACAAGGAATGATGGTACTGAAGAGGAAAACAAGGAGGAAAATGTTGATGTATCAGCTGGTATGGAAACAGAACAAGAGGCTGGGAAACGTGAAGGAGCGGATAAGGATTGCTTTGAGAATGAGTCTGGGGCACAAAGAAATGGTGAGACTGTTGCCGAATACACCACTGTTAAATATGCTTCAGGTGATAGCATTCAAGTAGCTTCGGGTGAGAAATCCTTGAATGATAGTATTGAAGTAGCTTGCGCTGGGACTTCATCTCCATTGGAGGTGGAATAA
- the LOC103861936 gene encoding translocase of chloroplast 132, chloroplastic isoform X2: MVVNRSAMGEKKLADRVSEEQVKRIELMVSDVDARDTEDEVFEEAIDSSKPESFQADDGLHEDLPSEEVKVPEVNGESHGEANLQHITTGEAVPGFVTSQMNGDEGEAGAGNVSETATLYFSENGIVSPEKKAVLLSFGSEKEEKKLGDNRIIHDQVENNILLVSDVVFVEAIDGFQADDGLHEDLPSKSTPEHSTDDLEEENSNDKEVKDSKVSGETHGEANLQHITEGEAAPGFVTSKMNGDEGESGAENANEKVTCSFPENGIISPEKKQLVAEVIEETRNDGTEEENKEENVDVSAGMETEQEAGKREGADKDCFENESGAQRNGGDLVLARLRLGKICFTSR; this comes from the exons ATGGTTGTGAACAGGTCAGCTATGGGAGAGAAGAAGCTTGCAGATAGAGTCAGCGAAGAGCAAGTAAAGAGAATTGAATTGATGGTTTCTGATGTTGATGCGAGGGATACCGAAGATGAGGTCTTTGAGGAAGCTATCGACAGTTCGAAGCCTGAATCTTTCCAAGCCGATGATGGGTTACACGAGGATTTGCCTTCAGAGGAAGTGAAAGTGCCAGAGGTTAATGGAGAGAGCCATGGTGAGGCAAACCTGCAACATATAACTACGGGAGAGGCTGTACCAGGTTTTGTGACTTCCCAAATGAATGGTGATGAAGGGGAAGCAGGTGCAGGGAATGTCAGCGAGACAGCTACACTTTATTTTTCTGAAAATGGAATCGTCTCCCCTGAGAAGAAAGCTGTTCTCCTCTCTTTCGG GTCagagaaggaagagaagaagcttGGAGACAATAGAATCATCCATGACCAAGTAGAGAACAATATATtactggtttctgatgttgtcTTTGTGGAAGCTATTGACGGTTTCCAAGCCGATGATGGGTTGCACGAGGATTTACCTTCAAAGTCAACTCCTGAACATTCCACGGATGATCTGGAAGAAGAGAATAGCAATGACAAGGAAGTGAAAGATTCCAAGGTTAGTGGAGAGACCCATGGTGAGGCAAACCTGCAACATATAACTGAGGGAGAGGCTGCACCAGGTTTTGTGACTTCCAAAATGAATGGTGACGAAGGGGAATCAGGTGCAGAGAATGCGAACGAGAAAGTTACATGTTCTTTTCCTGAAAATGGAATCATCTCTCCTGAGAAGAAACAGCTGGTGGCTGAAGTGATCGAGGAAACAAGGAATGATGGTACTGAAGAGGAAAACAAGGAGGAAAATGTTGATGTATCAGCTGGTATGGAAACAGAACAAGAGGCTGGGAAACGTGAAGGAGCGGATAAGGATTGCTTTGAGAATGAGTCTGGGGCACAAAGAAATG GTGGAGACCTGGTATTGGCAAGACTCAGATTGGGTAAGATATGCTTCACTTCACGTTAG